From Natranaeroarchaeum aerophilus, one genomic window encodes:
- a CDS encoding universal stress protein, with the protein MYNAILYPTDGSEGADAATSHVRNLAETYDATVHVLHVADSSYLGYESENGPTGMIGSPEPDVTSGMAGEKTDPDRHERGRAAMAGRDPTELQDAHRERCEEVVSEAAEQFEGLAVESAVRVGKPHQVIVGYADNNDIDLVVMGTHGRSGIDRYLLGSVTEKVLRTSDVPVVTVRRNHDEDD; encoded by the coding sequence ATGTACAACGCAATTCTGTACCCGACTGACGGGAGTGAAGGCGCAGATGCCGCCACCAGTCACGTCCGCAATCTGGCTGAAACGTACGATGCAACGGTGCACGTCCTGCACGTCGCCGACTCGTCGTATCTCGGCTACGAGAGCGAGAACGGCCCGACCGGAATGATCGGCAGCCCCGAACCCGACGTAACGTCGGGAATGGCCGGCGAGAAGACCGATCCGGATCGACACGAACGGGGGCGGGCAGCGATGGCTGGAAGGGATCCAACGGAGCTTCAGGATGCCCACCGGGAGCGGTGCGAGGAAGTCGTTTCCGAGGCAGCCGAACAATTTGAGGGACTTGCAGTCGAGTCGGCAGTTCGTGTTGGGAAACCCCACCAAGTGATCGTCGGCTACGCGGACAACAACGATATCGACCTCGTCGTCATGGGGACTCACGGGCGATCGGGGATCGACCGATATCTGCTCGGTAGCGTGACCGAGAAAGTGCTCCGTACGTCCGATGTTCCAGTCGTCACCGTTCGACGCAACCACGACGAAGACGACTGA